The following proteins are co-located in the Microvirga ossetica genome:
- the minD gene encoding septum site-determining protein MinD: MAKVLVVTSGKGGVGKTTSTAALGAALAQTGKKVAVVDFDVGLRNLDLIMGAERRVVFDLINVVKGDAKLEQALIRDKRLESLYLLPASQTRDKDNLTEEGVERVINGLREKFDWVICDSPAGIERGATLAMRHADVAVVVTNPEVSSIRDSDRIIGLLDSKTEKAEKGEQVEKHLLLTRYDTARAQRGEILKVEDVLDILSIPLLAIIPESTEVLRSSNLGAPVTLGSPNSAPARAYLDAVRKLTGETVVEVQKQRGLFSKLFARRAA, from the coding sequence ATGGCGAAAGTTCTTGTCGTGACGTCGGGCAAAGGGGGCGTCGGAAAGACGACTTCGACAGCGGCCCTGGGCGCGGCGCTCGCGCAGACGGGCAAAAAAGTGGCTGTGGTCGATTTCGATGTCGGTCTGCGCAATCTCGATCTGATCATGGGCGCGGAGCGCCGCGTGGTGTTCGACCTGATTAACGTGGTCAAGGGCGATGCGAAGCTCGAGCAGGCTCTGATCCGCGACAAGCGCCTCGAGTCCCTGTACCTGCTGCCGGCCTCGCAGACCCGGGACAAGGACAACCTCACGGAAGAGGGCGTCGAGCGCGTCATCAATGGCTTGCGCGAAAAGTTCGACTGGGTCATCTGCGACAGCCCGGCCGGCATCGAGCGCGGCGCCACGCTCGCCATGCGCCACGCGGATGTCGCCGTCGTCGTCACGAACCCGGAAGTCTCCTCGATCCGCGATTCCGACCGCATCATCGGCCTGCTCGATTCCAAGACCGAGAAGGCGGAGAAGGGCGAGCAGGTGGAAAAGCATCTCCTGCTCACGCGCTACGACACGGCGCGCGCGCAGCGCGGGGAAATCCTGAAAGTGGAGGACGTGCTCGATATCCTCTCCATCCCGCTTCTCGCCATCATTCCGGAGAGCACCGAGGTGCTGCGCTCCTCCAATCTCGGCGCACCGGTGACGCTCGGCAGCCCGAACTCCGCGCCAGCCCGCGCTTATCTCGACGCAGTGCGCAAGCTGACGGGCGAGACCGTGGTCGAGGTGCAGAAGCAGCGCGGTCTGTTCAGCAAACTTTTCGCACGGAGGGCCGCATGA
- a CDS encoding DUF3297 family protein, whose protein sequence is MTDTLPDRLSSNPNSPYYNEELLAKGIGIRFNGAEKTNVDEYCVSEGWVRVTAGSAKDRFGNPMTIKLKGKVEPYLQTGE, encoded by the coding sequence ATGACCGACACGCTTCCCGACCGCCTGTCCTCGAACCCGAACAGCCCCTATTACAACGAGGAGTTGCTCGCGAAGGGGATCGGCATCCGCTTCAACGGGGCCGAGAAGACCAATGTGGACGAGTATTGCGTCAGCGAGGGCTGGGTCCGCGTGACGGCGGGCAGTGCAAAGGACCGCTTCGGCAATCCCATGACCATCAAGCTCAAGGGCAAGGTCGAGCCCTATCTTCAGACAGGGGAATAA
- a CDS encoding ABC transporter substrate-binding protein, translating to MRHGWRLLILATLSLVGAHAPAFAQQSTTVRVGHFPNITHVQALVARGFERQGRSWFGERLGPGVKIEWYAYNAGPSAMEAIFANSLDLTYVGPNPALNAYARSRGAEVRVVAGAVNGGSALVVQGDSTLSKPADFRGKRIATPQFGNTQDVAARAWLVAGGLRITQTGGDAQVVPTSNPDQLSLFQSKQLDAVWTVEPWVSRLESESGGKILVEEKEAITTILVSSAGFLAKNRDLAKRFVAAHRELTEWIRKNPEEAQRLARDELQASFRLDMSPELVARAWSRMVITSDTTREAFQSFVTSAQQVGFLRDTPDLSRLIEAP from the coding sequence ATGCGGCACGGATGGCGACTTCTTATCCTGGCGACATTGTCGCTCGTCGGCGCTCATGCTCCGGCTTTCGCCCAGCAAAGCACGACCGTTCGGGTCGGGCATTTTCCCAACATCACCCATGTGCAGGCCCTCGTCGCGCGCGGCTTCGAGCGGCAGGGGCGCAGCTGGTTCGGGGAGCGGCTAGGACCGGGCGTGAAGATCGAATGGTATGCCTACAATGCCGGTCCGAGCGCGATGGAGGCGATCTTCGCCAATTCGCTCGACCTGACCTATGTCGGTCCCAATCCCGCGCTCAACGCCTATGCGCGCTCGCGTGGCGCGGAGGTGCGCGTGGTGGCCGGTGCGGTGAACGGTGGCTCCGCGCTGGTCGTCCAGGGCGATTCCACCCTGTCGAAGCCGGCCGATTTCAGGGGCAAGCGGATCGCCACGCCGCAATTCGGCAACACGCAGGATGTGGCCGCTCGGGCCTGGCTGGTGGCAGGCGGGTTGCGCATCACGCAGACGGGCGGCGATGCGCAGGTGGTACCGACCAGCAATCCCGATCAGCTCTCCCTGTTCCAGAGCAAGCAGCTCGACGCGGTCTGGACTGTGGAGCCCTGGGTCTCGCGGCTGGAATCGGAATCCGGCGGCAAGATCCTGGTGGAGGAGAAGGAAGCCATCACGACCATTCTGGTGTCGAGCGCCGGCTTCCTGGCCAAGAACCGCGATCTCGCCAAGCGTTTCGTGGCGGCCCATCGCGAGCTGACCGAGTGGATCCGGAAGAACCCGGAAGAAGCGCAACGGCTTGCTCGCGACGAGCTGCAGGCCTCTTTCCGTCTCGACATGTCGCCGGAGCTGGTGGCGCGGGCCTGGAGCCGCATGGTCATCACGTCGGATACGACGCGGGAGGCCTTTCAATCCTTCGTGACCAGCGCGCAGCAGGTCGGCTTTTTGCGCGATACGCCCGATCTGTCCCGCCTGATCGAGGCGCCTTGA
- a CDS encoding aminotransferase class V-fold PLP-dependent enzyme → MLDLRSQFSRFLNTEPDRLHFAAHSHHPWPDVTREAQAQAWDDAARLMDDKWEHVLGPVLDEFRGHVAEHLNLSDPSTIAVAPNTHEFLKRLLSCFPADRPIRILTSDGEFHSFTRQIARLEEERLVEVTRVPAAPFVTFEDRFYSAAQEGFDLVFVSQVFFNSGFALDGRYLAECNRDGAMIVIDGYHGFMARPTDLGSVADRVFYIAGGYKYAMAGEGACFMHCPPGWGLRPRDTGWYAAFGHLAGAQDGQVGYSDDGWRFMGATFDPSGLYRFNAVMRWLADEGITPGIIHAHARALQQHFLHRIASSALFEHTSLVVPAEEMRRGNFLTFETPQAQAIHNDLKELRVVTDVRGQRLRLGFGIYQTEEEVDDLIRRIDEAGALESLPFNTSSAA, encoded by the coding sequence ATGCTTGATCTTCGTTCTCAGTTCTCCCGCTTCCTCAACACCGAACCGGACCGCCTGCATTTCGCCGCCCACAGCCACCATCCCTGGCCCGACGTGACGCGCGAGGCTCAAGCACAGGCGTGGGACGATGCCGCCCGGCTCATGGACGACAAATGGGAGCACGTGCTGGGACCGGTGCTCGACGAGTTCCGCGGGCATGTGGCGGAACATCTCAACCTGTCGGACCCGTCGACCATCGCGGTCGCACCGAACACACACGAATTCCTGAAGCGCCTTCTTTCATGCTTCCCGGCGGATCGCCCGATCCGCATCCTGACCTCCGACGGCGAGTTCCATTCCTTCACCCGCCAGATCGCGCGCCTGGAGGAGGAACGGCTCGTCGAGGTCACCCGCGTGCCCGCCGCGCCCTTCGTGACCTTCGAGGACCGCTTCTACTCTGCCGCGCAGGAGGGTTTCGACCTCGTCTTCGTGAGTCAGGTCTTCTTCAATTCGGGCTTCGCACTGGACGGGCGCTATCTCGCGGAATGCAACCGCGACGGTGCGATGATCGTGATCGACGGCTATCACGGCTTCATGGCGCGGCCGACCGATCTGGGAAGCGTTGCCGACCGCGTGTTCTACATCGCCGGCGGCTACAAATATGCCATGGCAGGCGAAGGCGCGTGCTTCATGCACTGCCCGCCCGGATGGGGCCTGCGCCCGCGCGACACCGGCTGGTACGCGGCCTTCGGCCACCTCGCCGGCGCGCAGGACGGCCAGGTCGGCTACAGCGACGACGGCTGGCGCTTCATGGGCGCGACCTTCGATCCGTCCGGTCTCTACCGCTTCAACGCCGTCATGCGCTGGCTGGCGGATGAGGGCATTACACCCGGCATCATTCATGCCCATGCCAGGGCCTTGCAGCAGCATTTCCTGCACCGCATCGCCAGCTCCGCCCTGTTCGAGCACACTTCCCTGGTAGTGCCGGCGGAGGAGATGCGGCGCGGCAACTTCCTCACCTTCGAGACGCCGCAGGCGCAGGCGATCCACAACGATCTGAAGGAACTGCGCGTGGTCACCGATGTGCGCGGCCAACGCCTGCGCCTCGGCTTCGGCATCTACCAGACGGAAGAGGAAGTGGACGACTTGATTCGTCGTATCGACGAGGCGGGAGCGCTCGAATCTCTCCCGTTCAATACGTCCTCGGCGGCGTGA
- the minE gene encoding cell division topological specificity factor MinE, whose protein sequence is MSLFNFFKRNTSAPVARERLQVLLAHERTIVGGGGESDLVAILREEIMAVIAKHMSVPQDNVQIKMDRGASVSTLEVDIEIPTPIAAGMRPAA, encoded by the coding sequence ATGAGCCTTTTCAACTTCTTCAAACGCAACACATCCGCGCCGGTCGCCCGCGAGCGGCTTCAGGTCCTGCTCGCCCACGAGCGCACCATCGTCGGCGGCGGCGGCGAATCCGATCTTGTCGCGATCCTGCGCGAGGAGATCATGGCGGTCATCGCCAAGCATATGTCGGTGCCGCAGGACAACGTGCAGATCAAGATGGATCGCGGCGCCTCCGTCTCGACGCTGGAGGTCGACATCGAGATCCCGACCCCCATCGCAGCCGGCATGCGCCCGGCCGCGTGA
- a CDS encoding threo-3-hydroxy-L-aspartate ammonia-lyase produces the protein MTLQTPPEAASQLPTYEDVAAAAERIDGIAHRTPVLTSRTADARTGGTLFFKAENLQRGGAFKFRGAYNAIARLSPEAKRLGVVAFSSGNHAQAIAYAGQLQQVPTVIIMPQDAPAMKVAGTKGYGGEVVLYDRYKEDREAIGLKLSQERGLTLIPPYDHADIIAGQGTAAKELIEEVGPLDMLLVCVGGGGLLAGSALASKALSPDCRIYGVEPEAGNDAQQSFRTGSIVRIPVPATIADGAQTTYVGAKTFPIMRALVDDILTVSDAQLVDSMRFFVERMKIVVEPTGCLAAAAALHGIVPCKDKRVGIILSGGNVDPRALAGFLAG, from the coding sequence ATGACCCTGCAGACCCCACCCGAGGCCGCATCGCAGCTGCCGACCTACGAGGATGTCGCTGCGGCGGCCGAGCGCATCGACGGCATCGCCCATCGCACGCCGGTGCTCACCTCCCGCACCGCCGACGCGCGCACGGGCGGCACCCTGTTCTTCAAGGCCGAGAACCTTCAGCGCGGCGGCGCCTTCAAATTCCGCGGTGCCTACAACGCCATCGCCCGGCTCTCCCCCGAGGCGAAGCGGCTCGGCGTCGTGGCGTTTTCCTCCGGCAATCACGCCCAGGCCATCGCCTATGCCGGGCAGCTGCAGCAGGTCCCGACCGTCATCATCATGCCGCAGGACGCCCCCGCGATGAAGGTCGCGGGAACCAAGGGCTATGGCGGCGAGGTCGTTCTCTACGACCGCTACAAGGAGGACCGCGAGGCCATCGGGCTCAAGCTGTCCCAGGAGCGCGGGCTCACCCTCATCCCGCCCTACGACCACGCGGACATCATCGCCGGACAGGGCACCGCCGCCAAGGAGCTGATCGAGGAGGTCGGCCCCCTCGACATGCTGCTCGTCTGCGTCGGCGGCGGCGGGCTGCTCGCGGGCTCGGCGCTTGCTTCCAAAGCGCTCTCGCCCGATTGCCGCATCTACGGCGTGGAGCCGGAAGCGGGCAACGATGCGCAGCAATCATTCCGCACCGGGTCCATCGTGCGGATCCCCGTTCCCGCCACCATCGCGGACGGGGCGCAGACGACCTATGTCGGAGCCAAGACCTTTCCCATCATGCGCGCGCTCGTCGACGACATCCTCACCGTCTCGGATGCGCAGCTCGTGGACAGCATGCGCTTCTTCGTCGAGCGCATGAAGATCGTGGTGGAGCCCACCGGCTGCCTCGCGGCGGCGGCGGCCCTCCACGGCATCGTTCCCTGCAAGGACAAGCGCGTCGGCATCATCCTCAGCGGCGGCAACGTGGACCCGCGAGCGCTGGCGGGATTTTTGGCAGGGTAG
- a CDS encoding class I SAM-dependent methyltransferase, giving the protein MTANFTLRDEIRDYWSARAATFDEQVGHEIFSEEEREAWRDLFRRHLGPGKGRRALDLASGTGVISHLLHGLGFDVTGLDWSEPMLRQARAKAARRGADIRFVMGDAERTLEQPESYDVLVTRHLVWTLVDPKTAFREWHSLLKPGGRLLVVDGDFVSDTLVKRVIRVIEKLVPGLSGAPHAPNAMRETHERILERVYFSKGARAEAVTALLREAGFAEVAIDRDLKAIHRQQARNLPLLKGLERATQHRYAVVAVKASA; this is encoded by the coding sequence ATGACTGCTAACTTCACGCTCCGCGACGAAATCCGCGATTACTGGTCCGCGCGTGCCGCAACCTTCGACGAGCAGGTCGGGCACGAGATCTTCTCGGAGGAGGAGCGCGAGGCCTGGCGGGATCTTTTCCGGCGCCATCTCGGCCCCGGCAAGGGCCGCAGGGCGCTCGATCTCGCCAGCGGCACGGGCGTGATCTCGCATCTGCTGCACGGCCTCGGTTTCGACGTCACCGGTCTCGACTGGTCGGAGCCGATGCTGCGCCAGGCGCGGGCGAAGGCCGCGCGGCGCGGCGCGGATATCCGCTTCGTCATGGGCGATGCCGAGCGCACGCTGGAACAGCCCGAAAGCTACGACGTCCTCGTCACGCGCCATCTGGTCTGGACGCTGGTCGATCCGAAAACTGCGTTCCGGGAATGGCATTCCCTGCTCAAGCCGGGCGGGCGCCTGCTCGTCGTCGATGGCGATTTCGTGTCGGACACGCTCGTCAAACGCGTGATCCGTGTCATTGAGAAACTGGTGCCGGGATTGTCCGGAGCGCCACATGCTCCCAACGCCATGCGCGAGACCCATGAACGCATTCTCGAGCGCGTCTATTTCTCCAAGGGCGCGCGGGCCGAGGCCGTGACGGCCCTGCTGCGCGAGGCGGGCTTCGCCGAGGTCGCGATCGACCGCGACCTCAAGGCGATCCATCGCCAGCAGGCCAGGAACCTGCCGCTGCTCAAGGGGCTCGAGCGCGCGACACAACATCGTTACGCCGTCGTCGCCGTCAAGGCATCCGCCTGA
- a CDS encoding hemerythrin domain-containing protein, with amino-acid sequence MELWQMVVADHGNIEELCREVLRATGTGPNSRAELFADLQDELERHIAAQQSVIYPALSGHERMASYVADLERKQDEILRELDRLAARPDKDSHDWAADFKDLTGSIRHAFTLEENGVMIVARSAFSPAELKHLWRRYERERIASYEADRWHLPQSAMPSRYGLPTGTVFGALAGLAAIGAGALLWNATRSRRPGPRHRRPPPPSSWHPESRFPLYGEPDDDFERRASSHARTYRTTGKGEARPRPAPGPAGPPHEQRPEPGDDALLHGAGASTPAAGGSPSDDNWFSSANPPRAPSGVSTPLQPGGTLPSGSPAASPVGGAQTAGTGSGQTKQDGQ; translated from the coding sequence ATGGAATTGTGGCAGATGGTGGTGGCGGACCACGGGAATATCGAGGAGCTCTGCCGCGAGGTGCTGCGCGCCACGGGCACCGGCCCCAACAGCCGCGCCGAGCTTTTTGCCGACCTGCAGGACGAGCTGGAACGGCACATCGCCGCGCAGCAGAGCGTGATCTATCCTGCCCTGTCCGGGCATGAGCGGATGGCCTCCTATGTTGCCGATCTCGAGCGCAAGCAGGATGAGATCCTGCGCGAGCTCGACAGGCTCGCCGCTCGCCCCGACAAGGACAGCCACGATTGGGCGGCGGACTTCAAGGACCTGACCGGCTCCATCCGGCATGCGTTCACGCTCGAGGAAAACGGCGTGATGATCGTCGCCCGCAGCGCCTTCTCGCCGGCCGAGCTCAAGCATCTGTGGCGACGCTACGAGCGCGAGCGGATCGCATCCTACGAAGCGGATCGCTGGCACCTGCCTCAATCCGCGATGCCGAGCCGCTACGGCCTTCCGACGGGAACCGTGTTCGGGGCTCTCGCAGGTCTTGCCGCCATCGGCGCCGGCGCGCTCCTGTGGAATGCGACCCGGTCGCGCCGTCCCGGCCCGCGCCATCGGCGGCCTCCGCCGCCATCGTCCTGGCACCCCGAGTCGCGCTTTCCGCTCTATGGCGAGCCGGATGACGATTTCGAGCGCCGTGCTTCCTCTCACGCGCGAACCTATCGGACGACCGGAAAGGGCGAGGCGAGGCCCCGGCCGGCCCCTGGGCCAGCCGGCCCGCCGCACGAGCAGAGACCTGAACCGGGCGACGATGCGCTGCTCCATGGTGCCGGTGCGTCCACGCCGGCGGCCGGCGGCAGCCCTTCGGACGACAACTGGTTCTCCTCGGCCAATCCGCCGCGCGCGCCATCGGGCGTTTCGACGCCATTGCAGCCCGGCGGAACGCTGCCATCTGGCAGCCCTGCCGCGTCCCCCGTCGGCGGCGCTCAAACGGCCGGCACAGGTTCCGGCCAGACGAAGCAGGACGGTCAGTAG
- a CDS encoding ABC transporter permease, giving the protein MKRMAVALFFFAVLIGLWELAVRSGRWSPVLLPSPIFVAEYIWAALLDGTLLESTWVTLKRLLLGYAAGVIIGLPLGLLTSTSQVFEDTIGALALGFQTLPSVCWVPLALIWFGQTEGAMLFVVIMGTVWSVIIATDHGARNIPPIYARAARTMGSEGFHKWTRVILPASLPFLVSGMKQGWAFAWRSLMAAEIYVTILTGFGLGHLLHYGRELNAMDQVIGIMIVIVVIGLLVDRLLFSPWERVLHRRWGTNVKET; this is encoded by the coding sequence ATGAAGCGCATGGCCGTCGCCCTCTTCTTCTTCGCGGTGCTGATCGGCCTGTGGGAGCTTGCCGTGCGCAGCGGCCGCTGGTCCCCGGTGCTGCTGCCCTCGCCGATCTTCGTCGCGGAATACATCTGGGCCGCATTGCTCGATGGCACATTGCTAGAATCCACCTGGGTCACGCTCAAACGCCTCCTGCTCGGCTACGCCGCCGGCGTGATCATCGGCCTGCCGCTCGGCCTTTTGACCAGCACGTCACAGGTCTTCGAGGATACGATCGGCGCGCTCGCGCTCGGCTTCCAGACCCTGCCGAGCGTGTGCTGGGTACCGCTGGCGCTGATCTGGTTCGGCCAGACCGAGGGCGCGATGCTGTTCGTCGTCATCATGGGTACCGTGTGGTCCGTGATCATCGCCACCGACCATGGCGCACGCAACATTCCGCCGATCTATGCCCGCGCGGCGCGGACCATGGGTTCGGAAGGCTTCCACAAATGGACGCGCGTGATCCTGCCGGCCTCGCTGCCCTTCCTGGTCAGCGGCATGAAGCAGGGCTGGGCCTTCGCCTGGCGCTCGCTCATGGCGGCGGAGATCTACGTCACGATCCTCACCGGCTTCGGCCTCGGCCACCTGCTGCATTACGGGCGCGAGCTGAATGCCATGGACCAGGTCATCGGCATCATGATCGTCATCGTCGTGATCGGGCTTCTCGTCGACCGCCTGCTGTTCTCGCCCTGGGAGCGCGTCCTGCACAGGCGCTGGGGAACGAACGTGAAGGAGACATGA
- the kynA gene encoding tryptophan 2,3-dioxygenase: MSYGDYLRLDTLLSAQSPLTTEHDELLFITIHQVMELWLKLLNRELDTALVHIRADELQPAFKCTARINRIQEQLIQAWTVLSTMTPSDYLSFRPALGKSSGFQSWQYRLVEFKLGAKDAVKMAPHRHRSDLAEQMEAAYRAPSLYDESLRLLARRGYGVPKEVLERDVTQPYTAHPGVEAVWEEIYRHSGEHFELYELAEELVDLEDAFQQWRFRHMKTVERIIGMRSGTGGSSGVSYLRKALEKYFFPELWSVRGKL; this comes from the coding sequence ATGAGCTACGGCGACTATCTCCGGCTCGATACCCTCCTCTCCGCCCAGTCGCCTCTCACGACCGAGCACGACGAGCTTCTCTTCATCACCATCCACCAGGTGATGGAGCTCTGGCTGAAGCTCTTGAACCGGGAGCTCGACACGGCGCTCGTCCATATCCGGGCCGACGAGCTCCAGCCCGCCTTCAAGTGCACCGCCCGGATCAACCGGATCCAGGAGCAGCTGATCCAGGCCTGGACCGTGCTCTCCACCATGACCCCGTCCGACTACCTGAGCTTCCGGCCGGCGCTCGGCAAGTCCTCCGGCTTCCAGTCCTGGCAATACCGCCTCGTGGAGTTCAAGCTCGGGGCGAAGGATGCCGTCAAAATGGCGCCGCACCGGCACCGCAGCGACCTCGCGGAGCAGATGGAGGCGGCCTATCGCGCGCCGAGCCTCTACGACGAATCCTTACGCCTGCTAGCCCGGCGCGGCTATGGGGTCCCGAAGGAGGTGCTCGAGCGCGACGTGACACAGCCCTACACGGCGCATCCCGGCGTCGAGGCGGTGTGGGAGGAGATCTACCGTCATTCGGGCGAGCATTTCGAGCTCTACGAACTCGCCGAGGAACTGGTCGATCTGGAGGACGCCTTCCAGCAATGGCGCTTCCGGCACATGAAGACGGTGGAGCGCATCATCGGCATGCGCAGCGGCACCGGCGGCAGCAGCGGCGTCAGCTACCTGCGCAAGGCGCTTGAAAAATACTTCTTCCCGGAACTCTGGTCCGTACGCGGCAAGCTTTGA
- a CDS encoding ABC transporter ATP-binding protein codes for MEAARSDFVADVSAKLLVDGVSKWFTPSRTHVHALDNVFLAIDEGEFVCLLGPSGCGKSTLLDIMAGLTMPDSGRVLADGKLVEGPGRQRLVMFQESALFPWLDAFGNVMFGLRLRPDLRNAERKDIANHFLKLVGLEKFKHAYVHELSGGMKQRVALARALAPDPQVLLMDEPFAALDALTRDQLYDDIQQIWMESRKTIVFVTHNVREAVCLGDRVVLMSPSPGRIAQIFDIPLARPRDINSAELAGYASQIAAALKGNMKKAASE; via the coding sequence ATGGAGGCGGCGCGTTCCGATTTCGTCGCCGATGTCTCCGCCAAGCTCCTCGTCGACGGGGTGTCCAAGTGGTTCACCCCGTCGCGGACGCACGTCCACGCCCTCGACAATGTCTTCCTTGCCATCGACGAGGGTGAATTCGTCTGTCTGCTCGGGCCGAGCGGATGCGGGAAGTCCACCCTGCTCGACATCATGGCAGGTCTGACCATGCCGGATTCCGGCCGCGTGCTCGCCGACGGCAAGCTCGTGGAAGGGCCCGGGCGGCAGCGGCTCGTCATGTTCCAGGAATCGGCGCTGTTTCCGTGGCTCGACGCCTTCGGCAACGTGATGTTCGGGCTCAGATTGCGGCCGGATCTGAGGAATGCCGAGCGCAAGGACATCGCCAACCATTTCCTCAAGCTCGTGGGGCTCGAGAAGTTCAAGCATGCTTATGTGCATGAGCTCTCGGGTGGCATGAAGCAGCGTGTCGCGCTGGCGCGCGCGCTCGCCCCCGATCCGCAGGTGCTGCTGATGGACGAGCCCTTCGCTGCGCTCGATGCGCTCACCCGCGATCAGCTCTACGACGACATCCAGCAGATCTGGATGGAAAGCCGCAAGACCATCGTCTTCGTCACGCATAACGTGCGCGAGGCGGTGTGTCTCGGCGATCGCGTGGTGCTCATGTCGCCGTCTCCGGGACGCATCGCGCAGATCTTCGACATTCCCTTGGCGCGACCGCGCGACATCAACAGCGCCGAGCTTGCCGGCTATGCATCGCAGATTGCCGCGGCGCTCAAGGGCAATATGAAGAAGGCGGCCTCCGAATGA